Part of the Polyangiaceae bacterium genome, GTTGGGGTTCGAGCCCAGGAACTTCTCGAGGGCGTCGGAGAGCCCGTCCTTGTCCGTGTCCACGACTCCAGTGTCGTCGGCGCCCTGCCCGGAGGTCGGATCGGTCTCGCCCGTGTCTACCGCACCGTTCAGGTTGGCGTCCTCGGAGCCGTCTGAGGCGCCGCCGCCGTCGGTGTCCTTCTTCAGCGGATCGGTCTTGGTCGCGCCGCTGTCCGCGTCGGCGATGCAGTGGCCTTTGGTGGCGTCCGTTCCGGTCGCCGCGCATCCGAGCCCGAGCTCGGTGCCGTCGTAGAGGCCGTCGTCGTCGCTGTCGGGATCGAGGGCGTTGATCAGCCCGTCGCCGTCGGTGTCCTTGTTCCAGTCGGGCTCCTGGCCATCCGGCACGCCGTCGTCGTCGCTGTCGGCGTCGTTCGGGTCGGTGCCGGCGACGGTCTCCTCGAAGTCGCTCTTGCCATCGTTGTCCGTGTCGGTGTCGCCGACCGGGATGTCGGTGGTCTGCGGCCCCGGCGTGCCGGCGTTGCCGTCGGTCGGGGTGGTCGCGGGCGGAGCGCCCTGCTGGCCGCCGGCGGTGATGTTGGCCTGGTTGGCGATGGTGCCGGTGGCAGTCGGGCTGATCGTCACCTTGAACTTCACGGTGATGGACTCGCCCACCGCCATGGTGCCGCCGCTGGTCGCGTTGGCGCCGGTGCCGAGGCGCACGGTGATGGTGTTGGTGGTCGCGTTGTACTCGCCGGTGTCGTCGCCGGCCGCGTCCGTCTTGGCGCCCGCGCCCACCCCCGCGCTGACCTGGATCGAGCCGGGCACGTAGGTCACGCCCGCCGGCAGCTTGTCGGTGAGCACCGTGTTCACCGAGGTGTCGTTGCCGTTGTTGGTGGCGACGATGGTGTACTCGAACACGTCGCCGGGCAGCACCGTGCCGCCGTTCAAGTCCGTCACGGTCTTGTTGGAAGCGGCGAAATCCGGCTTGAACGTCGAGATCGAGGTGACGAAGCCGCCGAGCAGGTAGACGTCGCCGCTGCTGGTGGCCTGGATGTCGGCCGAGGTCTGGCCGGCGGTCACGCGGCTGGTGATGTCCACCACGTCGAGGTCGAAGCTCGACATGCTGCCCTGCGTGCCCGTGAGCTGCGGCAGGTCGCCGGCGACGGAGACCGGCGCGCCCAAAAGGGAGCGTGTGCCGTTGAAGAAGTTGTCGACGGGGTTCTGGGCGTTGGTCAGCCGATCGGCGTTGGTGAGCGGCGCCTTGCCGAACCGCAGCGAGTCGCCGGTCGAGTCGGGATCGCCCTCGAAGGTCATCACGCCGAGCTTCGCGTCGAAGCCCGCCGCGGGCACCAGGAAGCCGGAGAGCGTCGCCGACTGGGTCGTGGTGCCGGTGACGAGATCGAGGCCGTCGAACACGGCCAAGTTGCGCGGCGCCTCCGTTCCGAGCGAATAGAGCACCACCATGTACCAGCCCGCGAAGTTCACGTTCTGGTTCAGGTTGATGAACGACAAGCTGTCCACGCCCGACACGCGGTACCCGCCCGAGCCGTTCGTCTGCACGAGCTGGGTCACGTCGGCGACGGACTGGTAGTAGACCTGGCCACCGCCGGCGTCCGCGGTGTAGCTCTCCACGGCGTTGACGGTCGCGGTGAACCCGCCCTGGCGCTCCAGCGTCACGGAGGTGTCCGCCGTGGTGCCGGTGCGACGGGCTCCCCAGTACAGGAACGCGTGGGTGACCGTCGCTCCCGTCTTGAGGGCGAGCACGGCCGTGCTGCGCGCCTGCGCCATGGAGACGGTGTTGTTGGCCACCGCCTGCCCCGCCGCGGGGTCGTCCGCGCGCCAATACACGTCCGGCGCGGAGTCGGCGGTGTTGGTCCCGCAGGCTCCCACGGTCCCGACGACCGGGGCGGGAACGATCGCCCGGCAGTCGTGCCCGAGCGTGTTGCCCACCAGGACGAAATCGCCCTTCTGATCGACCTGGACGCGCAGCTTCGGCGCCGCGCCGGCGACTCCGCTCGCCGCCAGCACGGCGAGCCCTGCGAACGAGCTCAAGATGGTGAGTTTCTTCATTGGCTTGTTCTCCGTCACTTCTTCTTGACCTCGGGCGCGCCGGGCTCGCTCTTCTTGATGTGGAACTCGACGCGGCGGTTGTTCTGCCGCCCGGCGTCGGTGTCGTTGCTGTCGATGGGCTTCTCTTGACCGAATCCGGCGGAGGTGAGCCGCTTCTTGTCGATCCCCTTGTCGGTGAGCCACTTGACCACGCTGGCGGCGCGCCGCTTGCTCAGGTCCTTGTTGTAGCCCTTGCCGCCGCGGTTGTCGGTGTGGCCTTCGACGCTGACCAGGCTAATCTGCGGAAGATCCTGCAAGATCTTCAGCACCGCGTTCAGCACGCCGTCGCTCTCGGGCAGGATCTTGGCGCTGTTGGTCGCGAACTGGACTTGCTCCAGGATGCGGATCTGGTCCCCGCTGACCTGAGCCTTCGGGCAACCGTTCTTCTTGGGATCGGGATCGGCAGGGCCGGCCTCGGTCGGGCAGGCGTCGGCCGGATCGAGGATGCCGTCGCCGTCCGTGTCCTTCGGCGCCGGGCAGCCGTTCTTCGCCGGGTCGGCGCTCTGCACGCCCGGCTCGGTCGGACAAGCGTCCACGTCGTCGGTGATGCCGTCGCCGTCACTGTCCTTCGGCCCAGGGCAGCCGTGCTTCTTCGGATCGTCGCTCTTCACGCCCGGCGTGTCCGGGCAAGCGTCGTCGGCGTCCAGGATGCCGTCGCCATCGCGGTCGCCCGGCGCCGCCGCAGGCGGGCAGCCGTTGGTCTTGGGATCGTCCGTGCGCACGCCGGGGGTGTCCGGGCAGGCGTCGTCGCGATCGAGGATGCCGTCCTGGTCGCGATCCGACGGCGCGGCGGCCTTCTCCACCTCCGGGAACCACTCGATGCTGGCCAGCACGCGCACGGCCGGAGCGCCGACGCCGCGGGTCAGGCCCGGTCCCACCGCGGCGCCCACGCGCCAGTCCGGGGTCACGCGGTACTTGCCACCGAACACCACCTCGAGGGGCGTCGTGCGCTTCTTGAACGCGCCGTCGCCGCCGTCGCTGATCACCGTCGAGCCGAACACCTCCGGACCGATGATCAACTTCTTGTCGAGCGCGCGCACGCCGAGCGCGGCGGAGAAGGTCATCTCGCTGCCGAAGGCGTCCTCGCCCAGGTTGTCGCCCTTCGCGCGATAGTTGAAGCCGGTCTGGGCGGCGTAGGCCAGGGATCCGAGATCACCCGCCAGCATCAGCCGCGGCCGCAGGCGCAGCTTTCCGTCGCTCGCGAAGGCGTCCTCGTTGCCGACGGGGATGAAGCCCTGGACCCCGAAGGCCAGCGTCGCGGCGCCGCCGTATTCGCCAACCAGTCGCACGTCGGCGCTCAGCCGCGGGTCTCCGATGCTGGTGCTGTCGCTGGTCGAGAACGACGAGTTGCCGACGTTCAGCGACTCGCCCTTGGTGTAGGCCAGGAGGGGCAGGTTCGCGCCGAGCCGCAGGCGATCGAACAGGATGACCGCGCCACCGATGTGGACGAACAGCTGGTGCTCGACGACCGCCGCCTGCTCGTCGCCGCTGGCGTCGTAGAAGACCAGGGGCTTGTACGCATAATCCCCGACGACACCGAGGGCGAGGCGCCCGTTGCCGCGCAGATCGAGGGACTCGTTGGCGAACCAGTCGCTGCCGCGCTCCGACGGCTCGTAGCGGTCGAGGGCGAAGCCGCCTTCGGCGAGAGCGGCGGTCGGCGCGAGCAAGCAAAGAGCGGTGAGAGCGGTGAGTGTGGAACGTCGCATGGAGGTCACCCGTGAGTCGTGCCCAATAGCAACGGATGTGCCCGCACGAAAAGAGCCGGTGAAGCCGCGATCGGCGGCGCCGGGGTGTTGGCCGGAGTCGACAGTCGGGACGACGCCTGTCGCCTGCAGCCAACAGGCGCCGAGTTACCGGTAACCAATGTCCAGAGTTGTCACAGCAACGAGCTGTAATCACTGGCTTCTTGTGTGGCCCACGGTTTGCTGAAGGCCCTGTCTTTCGAAGGAGGTCTTTCCAATGAGGTTCAGCAATGTGTTGGCAGGAGCGCTCGCGCTCGGGACGGTACTTGGCGCGGCGGAGGCGGGCGCCAGCGCTCCGGTGGGCGTCTGGGTGAAGGTGAAGAAGGTCGTGCTCGAGCCGAACGCGACCGCGCCCACGAAGATCCAGATCCACGGCGCCGCCATGCTCTACGACAAGAGCACGAATACGACCTACCTGGGCTACAGCGAGCCGGCGTTCGGGTTCCTCTACTACGCCTGCCCGTCGGGTCAGGAGAAAACCTGCGTCAGCGAGTGGGCCGACGTGGAGAAGAACATCACCGCCACGGACGACGTGTGCATCGGGCTCGGCGACCAGACGCTGCCGACGGGCACGCTGCGCGCGCCGAACGCGACGCCCGTGAACCCCGACGACTACCCGATCTCGATGGGCGTGGTGGGCGGCTTCGCACCGTGTCAGGTGATCGAGAAGTTCCTGGGCAGCCAGCCCGACGGCGGCAGCGGCGGCGCGGGCGGCAGCGCGGGGGCGAGCTCCGGCGGTGCGGCGGGCAGCGCCGGCGCGGGTGGTGCTTCGAGCGGCGGCGCTTCCAGCGGCGGCGCTTCCAGCGGCGGAGCTTCCAGCGGCGGAGCTTCCAGCGGCGGAGCGACCGCGAGCGGCGGCGCTTCCAGCGGCGGCGCCACCGCGAGCGGGGGCAGCTCCGGCGGCGGTGACGACTCCGACGACGACGGCGGCTGCACGGTGTCCGGCGGCCGGTCAGCGCCGTTCGCCTGGCTGCTCGGCGCGCTGGGCGCAGCCCTGGCCTTTGCCCTGCGGCGGAGGAGCTGAGCCATGGCGATGCTCGCGGAGTGGTGGCTGGAGCCCTCGGAGTCGCGGACCCGATCGCTGTTCCGCCACTCCGCGCGCGACGCCTGGCTCGTCGGCGTGACGCTGGCGCAGACCCTGGCGACGCTGGCGGCGTTCGCGCTGCTGCCGCCGCTCGGCGCGGCGCTCTCGTTCGCCGTCGGGATCTGCTGGTGCTCGAACACCGTCTCGCACAACCACCTGCACAATCCGCTGTTCCGCTCGCGTCGCGGGAACCGGGCGCTGGATCTGTGGCTCTCTCTCCTCTTGGGCGTGCCGCAGACGATCTGGAAGGCCCGCCACGTCTGGCACCACGCCGGCGAGCCCGCGCGGACCCGACGCCCGCTGTCCCGGGCGGCCAAGCGAGAGATCGCGCTGATCGGCGTGCTCTGGCTGGGCCTCGCGCTGCTCGCGCCGAGGGTGTTCCTGCTCGCCTACGTTCCGGGTTACCTCTTGGGCATGGCGCTGTGCCGCCTCCAAGGGGACATGGAGCACGCGCGCCGCGAGGCGCCGGAGGCCGGCGTCAGCCACTACGGCCGCGTCTACAACTTCTTCTGGTTCAACGACGGCTACCACGCCGAGCACCACCGCTTTCCCCGCGAGCACTGGACGCGACTGCCCGAGCGACGGAGCGCCATCGCGCTCTCCCCCAGCGACTTCCCGCCCCACCTGCGCTGGCTCGAGCTCCTGCCACGGAGCGGCGCCGAGCTCCGGGGCGCGCTGCTCTGCGCGCTGGAGCGGCTCGCGCTCTCGTCGGCCTGGCTGCAACGCTTCATGCTCGCGAGCCACGCCCGCGCCATCGCGCCCTTGTTGCGCGCGCTGCCCGAGCGCCCGCGCCGCGTCGCCATCGTGGGCGGGGGGCTCTTCCCACGCAGCTTGCTCGTCCTGGCCGAGCTCCTGCCCGAAGCACGTTTCGTCGTGGTGGATCGCTCCGCCGAGAGCGTTTCTCGCGCCGTGGACCACCTGAAGCGACGCGGCTTCGAGCTCTCCCGGGTGCGCTTCTGCATCGAGAGCTTCGACCCGCAGGAGCACTGCCGGCACGATCTGGTGGTGGCGCCGCTGGCCTTCGTCGGCGAGCGAGACCTCCTGGCGGAGGCCGAGCAGCGCGCCGCGGTGCTCCGGCACGACTGGGTGTGGGCGCGACCCAGCGGTGTGTCGCGCGTCGTCTCCTGGCTCCTGCTCAAGCGCGTCAGCCTGAGGCTCCCGGCATGACGGCGCTGCACCGCACGCGGACGTTCCTCGAGTGCTACGGCTTCCTGCCGCACCGGTTGATGAACCGGAGCGTCGCGCGGGTGACCTCCGCGACGCGACCGGCCTGGGCGGTGGACCGCGCGGTGCGCTACTGGGCGAAGCGCGACGGCATCGCGCTCAGCGAGTTCGAAGAGCGACGCTTCGAGTCCCTGGACGACTTCTTCTTGCGCCGGCTGGCGCCCGGCGCGCGGCCGCTCGACGGCGGCTTCGTGGCCCCGGCGGACGGCAACCTGCTCGCCGCAGGGACGCTGCGCTTGGATCGGCCTCTGGTCGTGAAGGGGCAGCGGCTCAGCGTGGACCGGGTGGTCAACGGGCGCCTCCACGACCTCGAGCTCTCGGAGTACGACGGCGGCAGCTACGCGGTGATCTTTCTCACGCCGCGCGGCTACCACCGCGTGCACATGCCGGTGGACGGCACGCTCGAGGCGGTGCGCTGGATCCCCGGCCGCTACTTCCCGCAGAACGAGGACGCGCTCGAGGTCATCCCGCGGGTGTACGAGCGAAACGAGCGCGCCACGCTCTCCTGTCGCGACGCGCACGGCCGGCCGTTCCTGATGGTCATGGTCGGCGCGAGCCTGATCGGCGGCATCCACCTGGAGGGCGTGGAGCGCAACGCTTGGGTGAAGCCGGCGCCGTTCGCGCTCGACCGGCGACTGGCGAGAGGCGACGAGGTCGGCCACTTCGCCTTCGGCTCCACGGTCGTCGTGCTCTTGCCCCGGGGCGTGGCGACGAGCCCGCGACGGAGCGCAGAGGTGCGGATGGGGCAGAAGCTGTTCGAGCTGGGTCGGTAGGCGTGCGGCGTGTAGCCGGCGGCGCGCCCATCGGGCACACGGCGTTGCAACCTGCACTCGTTCAGCTACCAGTGAAGGAGGCTCGCGATGTTCCTCAGGTCGTTGCCAACTCTGATGTGTCTCGGGATCGTGAGCGCGTGCGCCGAGGACCGGAGGCCCGAACCGAGCCCCGCGGGGACGGTGGACGCCGCGGCGGGCGGCCCTGCCGTGTTGGGGCCGACGGGCCCCCTGCCCGGCGCCACCAACGTCCCGCTCGAAGGCCTGTTCAGGTTCTCGTACCAGATCACCCCTCCCCCCTGGAAGTGGAAGCCGAAGCTCGAGGCCGCAGCGACCTACCTGTGCGCGAGCGCGGAGCAGCCTGTGGAAGTGCGTGATGTTCTCGGCAAAGATGGAGCGCCATCCTACACCGTCGAGCTCGTGGCCAAGGCGAACCTTCCGGCGGACGAGTGGTGCTGGCTGCGGATCCACCAGAGCTCCGAGCTCGAGATCGCATACGCAACGGGTCAGGGTGCTTGGAGCACTCACTTCTTCACGGGGAGCGCGCTTCGTCCCATCAGAGTCCAGTTTTCCCCCAAACACCCCAATGAGGTGAGCATCGCGTTCAGCGAGCCGTTCGACGCCGCGCAGCTGATCGGGAAGCTGAGCTTGACGCTGGGCAACGCCACGGTGGACTGCATCCTCCGCGGGACGGACTGCGCCAAGGCTGGCGAGCCTTTTCTCACGTCTGCGTTCGACGTTCGGCTGACCTCGACGGCCACCAGCGCGCCTCTCGCGATGAAGATCCCCGGCACCGTGATGGGCTCCGGACGGACCGTCGCTCAGGGCGCGGCCAAATCGGGAGATGCGCTGACGGCTGGAAGCCTGAGCTTTCAACTCGAGGCTCAGCAGTGGGCTTCCTGCGACGACGGCTCATCCACCTGCTGGAGCGATCACAGGCCCTTGCCGACGAAGTGAGCTCGAGCGCCAGCGTTCGAAGTCAGTAGGCGTGCGGCGCATAGCCGGCGGCGGCGCAGTACTCCAGGTACGCCGGCATGATGTAGTCAAGGTGGCGTGCTGACCGCGTGACGCCGGGCCGCGGACCACTCGAAGAGGTGCTTCCGGTAGCGCGCGACGCGCTCGGGCTGCTCGGCGGCGAGGTCGCGTTGCTCCCCGGGATCCGTCGTCAGATCGAAGAGGCGCGTCCGGTCGTGCTCGGTCTCGTGCACGGCTTTGTAGCGACCCTGGCGCAGGCCCAGGGTGAGCGGTCCGTGATCGGTGTAGAAGCGCGCGACGCCGGGCTCCGGATCGAGGAGCGAGCGGCCGCGGCGCAGGCCCATCAGCGCCAGCGTCGTCGCTCTGAGATCGGTGAGGCTCGCGACCTGCGGCGCGCGCACCCGCCCGAGGGTCAGGCCAGGCGCGGCGATGATGAACGGAACGCGCACGTTCTCTTCGTACAGGTGGAGCGTGTGGGCGAAGTTGCCCTCGTGCTGGCCAAAGGCCTCGCCGTGATCGCCGACGATCACGTAGAGCGTGTCCTGGTGGAGCCCGCGCGCTCGGAGTCCCTCGACCAGCTCGCCGAAGGCGGCGTCGCCCGCGAAGAGATCGTTCAGGTAGTGGTCCTTCTCCGTCTTGGCCGGGAACGGACGCGGCCCTTCGCCCGGAGAACGGTAGGGGTGGTGGCCGGAGATGGGCGAGTAGACGCCGAAGAAGCGCGCTCCCTGGGGCAGCTCGTCCACGAAGCGCAGCATCCGGCGCACCGTCGAGGCGTCGTCGGTGCCGAAGCTCGAGGCGTGTTTGCCGCCGATGGTCTCGGCGTCGAACAACGCGTCGAAGCCGCGCTCGTCCACGATCCCTTGCATGCCCAGGTAGCGGAAGCGGCCCGAATGGAAGAACGCGGTGCGGTAGCCGGCGCTGCGGAAAGACTGGGCGACGGAGGCGCAGGGGAGGCGCGAGGCGACGTAGTCTTTCGCGCTGCTCTGGGCCGCCGGCGCCTCCCCGCACAACATCGACCAGAGACCCTTGATGCTCTCGGGGTAGGCGCTGTAGGCGGCGTCGAACACCACGGCGTTCTCGCTCAGCCGCGTCAGGTTCGGCGTCGGATCGAGCTTGGCTCCGTAGGCGCCCAGGTACTCGGCGGCCGTGGACTCGAGGATGACCCAGACCACGTTGCGGCCACGGGCAGCGCCAGCCAGGTGCCCGAGATCCAGCGCCGGACCCTCCGGCGGGAGCTCCGCGACGCGTCCGCTGCGCGGAGGCGGCGCCAGCCGCGCGAAGCCCGTCGCGGCCAGCGCGACGGCGGCGTTGCGGTGCAGCCCGAGCGTCTCGACGCGGGCCGCCGCCGCGGGCCCGAAGAGCCCGAGCGCGAGCACGACGGAGAGCGCGAGCGTGACGCGCCGGCGCGAGGGCAGGGAGCGGTGCCGCGCAACGAAGATCGCGGCGCAGAGCACGAAGGCCATCGCCGTGAGGTTCGCCGCGGTGACGTAGGCGACGATCGAGTCGCTGAGCGCGCCGCCAGCGGCGCCGAGCATGGACACCGTGAGCGGCGTGGAGAAGACCCGCGCCACCGCCACGTTGAACGCCGCGTAGGCGAGCAGGCCCCAGACCACGACCCAGAGCGCACGCTCGAGGCGCGCGCGGGACAGCGCGAGATCGACGAGCGCGAAGCCGCCCACCAGGAGCGCGTCCTGGTGCAACAGGGCGAACGGCGCCGCCACGTCGAACAGCGGCCCTCCGCCTCCGTCGGCGATCCGCAGGGCGACCAGCGCGACCTTGGCCGCGCCGAGACCCACCGCGAGCGTCAGCGCCCGCTGCCAGGTGGCCGCTGGTAACCAGCGGGCTGGCTGGTTACCGGTAACTGCGACTTGGGCTGCTGCATCTCTCATGGGATTCTCGCTACTTCCGCTACTGGATCGCCCCCTGCTTACAAGGACCGTACCCTGCTTCAAATGACCCCCCTCGAGCACCCCCGTTACCTCCCCGGACCGGTGCTGGGCCAAGGCGCCCAGGCGCTCGTCCTCCGGGTGACGGATCGCGAGGCGCCGGCGCGCCCGCTGGTCGCCAAGCTGTGGCAGCCCGGGTTGTTCGACGCCGACCTGCTCGGCGGTGAGTTCGCGCTGCTCTCGCGCCTGCACGTGCCGGGGCTGGTGCGCGCGCACGATCTCGGGCGCGACGCCAGGACCGGTGCGCCATTCCTGGTCGAGGACTTCATCGACGGACCCGACGCGCGAAAGTGGCTCGATGCGGCGCCGAGCGAGCGGGCTCGGGCCGAGCGAGTCTCCCGGCTCCTGTGCGAGGTGACCGCGACGCTCGCCCTGCTGCACGAGAGCGGTTTTCTGCACGGCGACCTCAAGCCGGCCCACGTGCGCGTGCCGGAGGGTGGTCGCGCGACGCTGCTCGACCTGGGCGCCGCGGTGTCCCGAGCCCGCGCCGAGCTCGGACCGCTGGCGGTGACCCACGGCTACGCGGCGCCGGAGCTCCTGGGGGGCGCCGCGCCGAGCCCTAGGAGCGACCTGTATGCGCTCGGTGCGCTGGTCTTCTCGATCGCGACCGGACGCGCACCGGCGCCGACGTCGGTGCGCGAGCTCGCGCCTTGGCTGCCTCCCAGCGTGGGCGACGTCGTCGATCGGCTGCGGGCGCCGCACCCGGAGGACCGCCCGGACGATGCCCGGGAGGCGCTGGCCCTGCTCGGGCAGAGCCTGTCGTTCGCAGCGCCCCGCGCGGTGCGCTCGACCCGCGCGGCCGGCTCGGAGCGCTCGCCCCGCGAGCGTGAGCTCGCCGCGCTCGCGACGCTGTCGACCGGTGTGTCGTACCTGGCGGGACCGCCCGGCGTGGGCAAGAGCCACCTGCTCGGCGAGCTCGTGACCCGCGCGCTGCTCGGGGGGCGCGGCGCCCGGCTGCTGCGCTTTCCCCTGGAAGACCGCCAGCTCCTGCCACGGCTCACGGCCTGGCTGCGCGGCGACGAAGCGGCGCGACCGTTCGCGAGCGGGCCGTTGCTCTTGGCCTTGGACGAGCTCCACGCCGCGCCGCTCGAGCTGCGGGCCGCGCTCGAGGCCTTCCGCTGCCGTCCGCGCGATCCCGACGACGTCAGCGTGCTCGCCGCCGTGCGCAGCGCGCCCGCCGACGCGCCCGTCACCGAGCTGCCGGCGCTGGATCTCCGCGGCATGAACGAGCTGTGCCGCGAGCTCGGGGTCGATCCCGCACGCGCCGAGGAGCTGCTCGCCGCGAGCGAGGGCAACCCTGGCTTCGTCGTCGCACTGGTGGGCAAGGCTCCGCTGTCTCGGCCGGCGGTGCTGGAGCGGGCGCGGACGCTCTCGGCTCCGGCGGCGCGCGCGCTGGGCGCGCTGGCGGTGCTCGACGGCCACGCCGCCGAGGCGCTGCTCATCGGACTGCTCGGCGTGAGCGACGCGCGGCGCGCGTTCGCCGAGCTGTCCGTCGCGGGCCTCGCGCGGCGCAGCGTGAGCGCCAAGGACGTCACGCTGTCCCTCGCGCACGCCGAGATCCGCGGCGATCTGGCCGATGCCCTCGCCAGCTTCGAGGTGGTGGACGGCGTGGCGGACCTTCTGCTCTCGCGGAAGACGCTCGCTTCAGCGGGTCAGCTGCTCTCGCTCGCCGGCGCGCCATCACCTCCCACGCGACGCGCCGAGCTGCTCTCGCTCGCGGCCGAGGTCGCCCGCGCCGAGGGCCTGCGCTCCGAGGAGGCCACCGCGCTCTCGACGCTGGCGGCGGATCCGCGCCAGCGCACGGCGGAGGTGCTCGGGGCCCTCGATCGCGCGACGCGCGGCGGCGGCAGCGCGGGCCTGCACCCAGAGCTCCTGGACTGGCTCGATGCTGCGGCGAGCCGAGAGCCGTCCCTCGCCGTGCTGGCGCTGCGCCGTCGTGCGGAGCAGCAGGCGCGGGCGGGCGAGCAGGAGGCAGCCCGCGCGCTGGCGGAGCAGGCCGTGGCTCGTGCGGGCGACGACCCGGGCCAGCGCGCGCTCGCGCTCTCCACGCTGGCGTCGGCCGCGTTGTATCGGGCCGACTGGAACGAGGCGGAGCGCGCGCTCACCCTTGCTGGCGAGGCCCTGGCGCGCAATCGGGTGGACGACGCCGAGGAGCTGGCGCGGCTCGACCACAACCGCGGCGTGGTCGCGCTCTACCGCGGGCGGCTCGAGGAGGCGCGCGCGGCCTTCGAGGCGTCCCTCGGAGCCAAGCGAGCGCTGGGCGACCGCGGCGGGACCTGGGCGTGTCTGCTCAACCTGGGCCTCGCGCTGGGCCAGCTCGGTCGGTATTCCGAAGCGGAGGCGGCCCTCGGCGAAGGCGTCGCCACCTGCCGCGCGCTCGGGCAGCTCTCCGGCGCGGGCTGGTGCCTGGCTGCGCTCGCCGACGTCTCGCTCAGACGCGGTGACGCCCGGGCCGCGGAGCGCTCCATCGCCGAGGCCGAGCACCTGGGCGACGTCGTGCCGAAGCCAGTCCACGCCGATCTCGCGCTGTTGCGCGCCGAGCTGGCGCTGCTCGAAGGCGACGGGGCGGAGGCGCTGGCGCACGTCGCCCGCGTGGACTCCGAGCTCGCGAGCCACGACGCGCTGCTCGC contains:
- the psd gene encoding phosphatidylserine decarboxylase (Phosphatidylserine decarboxylase is synthesized as a single chain precursor. Generation of the pyruvoyl active site from a Ser is coupled to cleavage of a Gly-Ser bond between the larger (beta) and smaller (alpha chains). It is an integral membrane protein.), producing MTALHRTRTFLECYGFLPHRLMNRSVARVTSATRPAWAVDRAVRYWAKRDGIALSEFEERRFESLDDFFLRRLAPGARPLDGGFVAPADGNLLAAGTLRLDRPLVVKGQRLSVDRVVNGRLHDLELSEYDGGSYAVIFLTPRGYHRVHMPVDGTLEAVRWIPGRYFPQNEDALEVIPRVYERNERATLSCRDAHGRPFLMVMVGASLIGGIHLEGVERNAWVKPAPFALDRRLARGDEVGHFAFGSTVVVLLPRGVATSPRRSAEVRMGQKLFELGR
- a CDS encoding fatty acid desaturase, with product MAMLAEWWLEPSESRTRSLFRHSARDAWLVGVTLAQTLATLAAFALLPPLGAALSFAVGICWCSNTVSHNHLHNPLFRSRRGNRALDLWLSLLLGVPQTIWKARHVWHHAGEPARTRRPLSRAAKREIALIGVLWLGLALLAPRVFLLAYVPGYLLGMALCRLQGDMEHARREAPEAGVSHYGRVYNFFWFNDGYHAEHHRFPREHWTRLPERRSAIALSPSDFPPHLRWLELLPRSGAELRGALLCALERLALSSAWLQRFMLASHARAIAPLLRALPERPRRVAIVGGGLFPRSLLVLAELLPEARFVVVDRSAESVSRAVDHLKRRGFELSRVRFCIESFDPQEHCRHDLVVAPLAFVGERDLLAEAEQRAAVLRHDWVWARPSGVSRVVSWLLLKRVSLRLPA
- a CDS encoding sulfatase-like hydrolase/transferase gives rise to the protein MRDAAAQVAVTGNQPARWLPAATWQRALTLAVGLGAAKVALVALRIADGGGGPLFDVAAPFALLHQDALLVGGFALVDLALSRARLERALWVVVWGLLAYAAFNVAVARVFSTPLTVSMLGAAGGALSDSIVAYVTAANLTAMAFVLCAAIFVARHRSLPSRRRVTLALSVVLALGLFGPAAAARVETLGLHRNAAVALAATGFARLAPPPRSGRVAELPPEGPALDLGHLAGAARGRNVVWVILESTAAEYLGAYGAKLDPTPNLTRLSENAVVFDAAYSAYPESIKGLWSMLCGEAPAAQSSAKDYVASRLPCASVAQSFRSAGYRTAFFHSGRFRYLGMQGIVDERGFDALFDAETIGGKHASSFGTDDASTVRRMLRFVDELPQGARFFGVYSPISGHHPYRSPGEGPRPFPAKTEKDHYLNDLFAGDAAFGELVEGLRARGLHQDTLYVIVGDHGEAFGQHEGNFAHTLHLYEENVRVPFIIAAPGLTLGRVRAPQVASLTDLRATTLALMGLRRGRSLLDPEPGVARFYTDHGPLTLGLRQGRYKAVHETEHDRTRLFDLTTDPGEQRDLAAEQPERVARYRKHLFEWSAARRHAVSTPP
- a CDS encoding OmpA family protein; protein product: MRRSTLTALTALCLLAPTAALAEGGFALDRYEPSERGSDWFANESLDLRGNGRLALGVVGDYAYKPLVFYDASGDEQAAVVEHQLFVHIGGAVILFDRLRLGANLPLLAYTKGESLNVGNSSFSTSDSTSIGDPRLSADVRLVGEYGGAATLAFGVQGFIPVGNEDAFASDGKLRLRPRLMLAGDLGSLAYAAQTGFNYRAKGDNLGEDAFGSEMTFSAALGVRALDKKLIIGPEVFGSTVISDGGDGAFKKRTTPLEVVFGGKYRVTPDWRVGAAVGPGLTRGVGAPAVRVLASIEWFPEVEKAAAPSDRDQDGILDRDDACPDTPGVRTDDPKTNGCPPAAAPGDRDGDGILDADDACPDTPGVKSDDPKKHGCPGPKDSDGDGITDDVDACPTEPGVQSADPAKNGCPAPKDTDGDGILDPADACPTEAGPADPDPKKNGCPKAQVSGDQIRILEQVQFATNSAKILPESDGVLNAVLKILQDLPQISLVSVEGHTDNRGGKGYNKDLSKRRAASVVKWLTDKGIDKKRLTSAGFGQEKPIDSNDTDAGRQNNRRVEFHIKKSEPGAPEVKKK
- a CDS encoding DUF11 domain-containing protein, whose protein sequence is MKKLTILSSFAGLAVLAASGVAGAAPKLRVQVDQKGDFVLVGNTLGHDCRAIVPAPVVGTVGACGTNTADSAPDVYWRADDPAAGQAVANNTVSMAQARSTAVLALKTGATVTHAFLYWGARRTGTTADTSVTLERQGGFTATVNAVESYTADAGGGQVYYQSVADVTQLVQTNGSGGYRVSGVDSLSFINLNQNVNFAGWYMVVLYSLGTEAPRNLAVFDGLDLVTGTTTQSATLSGFLVPAAGFDAKLGVMTFEGDPDSTGDSLRFGKAPLTNADRLTNAQNPVDNFFNGTRSLLGAPVSVAGDLPQLTGTQGSMSSFDLDVVDITSRVTAGQTSADIQATSSGDVYLLGGFVTSISTFKPDFAASNKTVTDLNGGTVLPGDVFEYTIVATNNGNDTSVNTVLTDKLPAGVTYVPGSIQVSAGVGAGAKTDAAGDDTGEYNATTNTITVRLGTGANATSGGTMAVGESITVKFKVTISPTATGTIANQANITAGGQQGAPPATTPTDGNAGTPGPQTTDIPVGDTDTDNDGKSDFEETVAGTDPNDADSDDDGVPDGQEPDWNKDTDGDGLINALDPDSDDDGLYDGTELGLGCAATGTDATKGHCIADADSGATKTDPLKKDTDGGGASDGSEDANLNGAVDTGETDPTSGQGADDTGVVDTDKDGLSDALEKFLGSNPNDADSDDDGLLDGEERNPSDDTDGDGLDNILDVDSDNDGLFDGTESGKGCEDPPTSAAAKHCIADADPATKTSPVIADTDGGGVIDGSEDANRNGKLDSGETDPTVGHGADDGTVVDTDKDGLSDELEKAIGTDPNDADSDDDGVLDGDEPNLSADTDGDGKINALDSDSDGDGLFDGTEMGLDCSNSATSAASNSCKADADDTTTTNPLIADTDGGGVSDGDEDTNKDGKVDAGERDPLNPADDNTGTGGAGGQAGSGGAAGSGGAAGGGGAAGSGGGSGGSAASGGSGGTGTGGGAGTPSATGTLEGGGCNCSVPGSGSNTPAALALAGLALAALSRRRRR